In Pseudonocardia sp. DSM 110487, the sequence TCGTCGAAGAAGCCGGGCCGCAGCCCGGCCATGTGCGGGTCGTCGAGCCCGCCCGTGATGACGAGCGTCGGCTGGGCGATCCCGGTGATCCGGTCGGGCGGGCCGTCCGCACCGAGGCACGCCGCGTCGTAGGCGAGCGTGTGGGCGATCTCCTCGAGACCCGGCCAGAAGGGGGTGGCGCGCGCCGCGGCGATCTCCCCCTCACCTACTCCTGCCAACCGCATGAACAGCTCGACCGCCGCACCGCGGCGGCCCGCGGCGACCAGCGGCGTGAGCGCCTCGACGTAGTCGCGCCACCGCTGCGTCGCGTCGGCGCCCACCGGGTAGGGCACCTCGTACACCGCCAGCGTGTCGACCGCGCTGCCGGCAACGGCCGCCTCCAGCGCGAGGGCGCCGCCGGACGAGACGCCGTACAGGTGCGCCCGCCCGCCGACCTCACCGATGATCGCGTCGAGGTCCTCGATCTCGCGCCGGACGTCGTAGGGCGGGGTGTCGCTGCTGGCGCCCCTGCCGCGCCGCGCGTAGTTGCAGACGGTGAAGTGCCGGGCGAGCAGCGGGACGAGCGGAGCGTTCTCCGAGCCGTCGTCCAACCCGCCGCCCACCAGGACGATAGGCGGGCCGCTCCCCGCGAGCTCGTACGCGATCCGCGTACCGTCCCTCGACGTCGCGCGCCCGATCACGCTTGCCCCCGCTGCGCGAACTCGTCGGCCGACCCGCCGCCGGGGAATCGGGTGGTGAAGTCGAGCACACCCACCCACGTCGGGCGCACCGCGATGCGGGCCATGCGGACGCCGGGCTGGTCCACCTCCGCCACCGCGGCCCGGCCGGCCTCCTCGCCCTGGTAGCGCATCTGGGCCAGCACGTACTCCGGCACGATCCCGTCGACGTCGGTGACCTCGGCGCGGCCGCGCAGCAGCAGCACCTCCGGCGGCGCGGCAGCGGTGTCGATCGTGATCGCCACATCGGGACGGGCGCGCAGTGCGGCGATCTTGCGAGCACCGGCGAACGTCGCGAAGACGATCTCCTCGCCGGTCCAGTGGAAGAGCATCGGGAACACGCGCGGGGTGCCGTCGGCCGCCGTGTAGGCGAGCCGGGCGAGTTCGCGGGAGGCCAGCAGCCGCTGCGCGGTCCCGCTCGCGATCAGGTCCGGGTGCCCCTGCGGAAGTGCCGTCGTCCCCATGGTCCTAATTTAGGAGCTATTACCCCTTAAGCACAAGTGCTTGCTACAGTTTCTTCATGCGGCAGTACGACGATCCCTGCGGGGTGGCCCGCGCACTGGACGTGGTGGGCGAGCGGTGGACGCTGCTCGTCGTCCGGGAGCTGCTGTTCGGGCCGAAGCGCTTCTCCGACCTGGTCAGGGGCCTTCCGGGGATGAGCCAGAACGTGCTGTCACAGCGGCTGCGCGAGCTGGCGAGCGTCGGGCTCGTGGAGCGGCGGCGGCTGGGGCCGCCGGTGAGCGGGCAGGTCTACGAGCTCACCGAGCACGGGGCGGCGCTGCGTCCCGTGGTGATCGAGCTCGCGCGGTGGGGCAGCCGGATCCCCACGGTGTCCCGCGCCGACCTGTCCGTCGACGCGCTGGCCCTCGCGCTGCTCACCACGTTCCAGCCGGACGGGGCCGAGGACGTCCGGATCACGCTGGCGCTGGGCGACGACCGGTTCGCCGCCGAGATCACCGGCGGGCGCCTCGAGATCGTCCGCGGGGAGACCCGGCACCCGGACGCG encodes:
- a CDS encoding alpha/beta fold hydrolase — encoded protein: MGGGLDDGSENAPLVPLLARHFTVCNYARRGRGASSDTPPYDVRREIEDLDAIIGEVGGRAHLYGVSSGGALALEAAVAGSAVDTLAVYEVPYPVGADATQRWRDYVEALTPLVAAGRRGAAVELFMRLAGVGEGEIAAARATPFWPGLEEIAHTLAYDAACLGADGPPDRITGIAQPTLVITGGLDDPHMAGLRPGFFDDAADAIVAHVPRARRHVLAGQSHVAEPEAVAELLVGFFTGASHPATPSVGEGMS
- a CDS encoding helix-turn-helix domain-containing protein, giving the protein MRQYDDPCGVARALDVVGERWTLLVVRELLFGPKRFSDLVRGLPGMSQNVLSQRLRELASVGLVERRRLGPPVSGQVYELTEHGAALRPVVIELARWGSRIPTVSRADLSVDALALALLTTFQPDGAEDVRITLALGDDRFAAEITGGRLEIVRGETRHPDAEIRTDAAVLRSVVFGGRPLAEAVSAGEAEVRGDAEKATDFVSRFPRPAPVGS
- a CDS encoding pyridoxamine 5'-phosphate oxidase family protein encodes the protein MGTTALPQGHPDLIASGTAQRLLASRELARLAYTAADGTPRVFPMLFHWTGEEIVFATFAGARKIAALRARPDVAITIDTAAAPPEVLLLRGRAEVTDVDGIVPEYVLAQMRYQGEEAGRAAVAEVDQPGVRMARIAVRPTWVGVLDFTTRFPGGGSADEFAQRGQA